One window of the Oceanicaulis sp. genome contains the following:
- the lpxD gene encoding UDP-3-O-(3-hydroxymyristoyl)glucosamine N-acyltransferase: MGADARFFERLGPHSAGELAALAGGELFGDAAAPVSDVAEPASAKAGELYFLTKSPEQSRKGAVAIVKDASAVDLLGDNAAVIVAADPRAAFGRACAALLKPRVHDGAEFVHRDAIVDPAAQLGPGVVVGQGARIGASVVLGPGAVIGPGVELGEGTVVGARAVIGFAVIGKRCEIAAGVIIGEAGFGLAHDSRGLFSMPHVGRVMIGDEVTLGANTTVDRGMIADTRLGTGCRIDNLCHIAHNVSFGEYAVMAAFGGVSGSVEVGAGAQFGGRAGVADHVRIGNGAKLAAFAGVMRDVPDGETWAGSPAQPIQRFMRETVWIRRQAGKKSKGGDEKDRK, encoded by the coding sequence ATGGGGGCCGACGCGCGCTTCTTCGAGCGGCTCGGCCCGCATTCCGCCGGTGAGCTCGCCGCCCTCGCGGGCGGCGAGCTTTTTGGTGACGCCGCCGCCCCGGTCTCCGACGTCGCCGAGCCGGCCTCGGCGAAGGCCGGCGAGCTTTATTTCCTGACCAAGAGCCCCGAGCAGAGCCGCAAGGGCGCAGTCGCGATCGTCAAGGACGCGAGCGCCGTCGATCTGCTGGGCGACAACGCCGCGGTGATCGTCGCCGCCGACCCCCGCGCCGCGTTCGGCCGGGCTTGTGCGGCCTTGCTCAAGCCGCGCGTTCATGACGGCGCCGAGTTCGTTCATCGCGACGCGATCGTCGATCCCGCAGCGCAGCTCGGCCCCGGCGTGGTCGTCGGGCAGGGCGCACGGATCGGCGCGAGCGTGGTGCTCGGGCCCGGCGCGGTGATCGGGCCGGGCGTGGAGCTCGGCGAAGGCACGGTCGTCGGCGCGCGCGCGGTGATCGGGTTCGCCGTCATCGGCAAGCGGTGCGAGATCGCAGCGGGCGTCATCATCGGCGAGGCGGGCTTCGGCCTGGCGCACGACTCCAGGGGCCTTTTTTCGATGCCGCATGTCGGCCGGGTTATGATCGGCGACGAGGTCACTCTGGGCGCGAACACCACCGTCGACCGCGGCATGATCGCCGATACGCGCCTCGGGACGGGCTGCCGGATCGATAATCTCTGCCACATCGCCCACAATGTGAGCTTCGGCGAATACGCCGTCATGGCCGCGTTCGGCGGGGTTTCGGGCAGCGTCGAGGTCGGCGCGGGCGCCCAGTTCGGCGGCCGGGCCGGCGTGGCCGACCATGTCCGCATCGGGAACGGCGCGAAGCTGGCCGCCTTCGCCGGCGTCATGCGCGACGTGCCGGACGGAGAGACCTGGGCGGGCTCGCCAGCCCAGCCGATTCAGCGTTTCATGCGGGAAACCGTCTGGATTCGCCGGCAGGCCGGCAAGAAGTCCAAGGGCGGCGATGAGAAGGACCGAAAATGA
- the fabZ gene encoding 3-hydroxyacyl-ACP dehydratase FabZ — protein sequence MSETGLVVGPDEILRRIPHRYPFLLIDRAYDYREGASIVGVKCVAAAEPHFQGHFPENPVMPGVLIIEAMAQTGAVLMSKTLDADISNTVIYFLGVEKARFRKPVRPGDVIEMPVEVVTSRRGVFKFKGEARVNGVKCAEAEFAATSAPRDA from the coding sequence ATGAGCGAGACCGGCCTGGTCGTCGGACCTGACGAGATCCTGCGGCGCATCCCGCACCGCTACCCCTTCCTGCTGATCGACCGCGCCTACGACTACAGGGAAGGCGCCTCTATCGTCGGCGTGAAATGCGTCGCTGCGGCCGAACCGCACTTCCAGGGGCATTTTCCGGAGAACCCGGTGATGCCCGGCGTGTTGATCATCGAGGCGATGGCCCAGACCGGCGCGGTGCTGATGAGCAAGACGCTGGATGCGGACATCTCCAATACCGTGATCTACTTCCTCGGGGTCGAGAAGGCGCGCTTCAGAAAGCCGGTCCGCCCCGGCGACGTCATCGAGATGCCGGTCGAGGTGGTCACCAGCCGCCGCGGCGTGTTCAAGTTCAAGGGCGAAGCCCGCGTTAACGGCGTGAAATGCGCCGAAGCCGAATTCGCAGCCACCTCCGCTCCCCGGGACGCATGA